Sequence from the Solea senegalensis isolate Sse05_10M linkage group LG1, IFAPA_SoseM_1, whole genome shotgun sequence genome:
AAATGGTTCAATTTTAGCAGAGATTTTCACTTCCTGAGTGTTTTCTCTATTATCCATTTGCTTTACTCACCACATGGTTTtagtaattttattttatttattaattatcgTCTTATATACGTCATACATGTTTAGACATTATTGGTCTGGGCTTCTATTCCGATTCAGGTTGAGGTGCGATAGATTGGTTCCAGTTTAACACAAGGAGGGGCGGTGTTAAATCTGTAGTAAGGCGGGGCTTCGATGGCTGGGAGCGCTTGACAGAGCAGGACAAGGGTTGCCGTGGCAACTGGACCCTAAcgtaacgttttttttttttttaagaacccCCCACAGGTACCTGCTGCTGTCGCCCCTTGAAGGTAACAACGAGGGCGCCTGAATGGAAGGAAATGCCCGTTATTGTTTGCCGGTAAACACGAGTTAAACAAGTTGGACTTGTATTATTTCCATAGAAGATGGAGTTTGAGACGACGGAGACTGTGCGCTCCACACCGAGTCGACACGAGAAAAGTTTGGGACTCCTCACAATGAAGTTCGTCAGCCTGCTACAAGAAGCTAAGGATGGCGTCCTGGATTTAAAAGTGGTCAGTGAAAAAAATGGTGATACTAGACTCAGTGTTGGTGTTTGcgtttttaacttttaattgcTGTTTTCCCTGAACAAAGGGctcacacactgatgcagaggagagacaggTGCACTGATTTGTTTTACCAGGTGGACTAGCTAGCCGCCATTAATCAGGCcgtgtgtttgtctttattagCCTATGAGGATAAGTTCGCTTTAAACACCGATGTTGTCGTTGTTGCGAGAACATTTTTAGCAGGTCCTCCACATTTTCATAGGACTTGGTTtctagggttaggcatttagtggTTTAAGTTTAGGATAAGGGGCTAGAAAATGCATTATGCCTATGACTGTCCTCAAAaccagggccggcccaagccttaaTGGGGCCCTAAGTATTTGATTTAGGGttcccctcccaccacctcataTGTGCTTGACACTTTTTGATATGAATGCAGCACTAAAATTGTGTTATTTACTTTTTGGAGGGTAGTATAATCACAAAGGTTTCCTAGaattaatttgcacttttatATTCAGAGTGAAGCAgtaagtgtggtgatactgtTTAAACAGTTTACGATTCAGTTTAGTGACTTTGGTGTTTAGAACAGATGAGCATTAGGAAAGCGGTTATTGCTTATTAACTTGGcccctttttaattttttttctaatctgcACTAAATCTTTTTTCCTTCTAAAAGTTGACTTTCgctgatttgtttcatgttttaatattcagtttacagacacaaaatgcagataGGAGAGAGACTGTAggttttgttacatttttattcaggtTAATCAATTTagtctttattattataaataataataataaactgtttTATCAGATGAAggaaaataagcaaacaaaaatggcaTCATATATTGGCCCTTGGCTGCCCTGATTTCTTAGGTTgtactctctcttttttttgtaagtcCTTTGTCCTTTTCTTAGGGCTGCTGcatttaattgattactaaattaaactattttgataaaaagtCAGTTGGTTTGGCTGTTgggttaataattaaaatgaataaatcaattcTGATTTTCTCCAGCTTCTGACATGTGAATCATGTCTTTGCTTAAtctaataaagaaatcatttaaaccaAATATTTAGGCTTTTTGGGTAACAAAGAACAACCAAACGAATGATCTATTGAGAAACTAATCGGCAGATTGAAGATAAACAGATGAGGCAAATGCTATATATGCATTGATGCATTACTATTGATGATTGTCATCTttcatgttttcctctgttgtttttggcTCAATATTAAGGTTGAAGTAGTTGAACTGGTTATGAGTATTTGACAGGTGGATTTATCTTTACCAGACCTACATGAAGTGTTGTCTTTTCCTTCACTTTGATTTGTAATTTTCCCTCCCTTCTTACGCGCCAAAGCTGTGTAATGTTTACACAGCAGGCTTCTCCATTTCCCCCCCTCCTTCATTCACCGCTATTGTATAAATGTCCTCTTCAGCCAAGTGCTTTGATTTGCTGCTTTTGCAGCTTAATTTGTGAAAGGGTTCATGTGTCACTGCAGCCTCCGTCTTTTTCATTCCATGCAGTGTTGGCAGCGTGAATGTCATTTGTTGTGCTTATGTctgttagtatgttgtcaacaAAAATCTAAAACCCTTTGCGCAAACTGTGTCAATGAACAGGCTGCAGACAGTTTGGCAGtaaaacagaagaggaggataTATGACATCACTAATGTACTGGAAGGTGTGGGGCTGattgagaagaaaaacaagaatattaTCCAGTGGAGGTTTGACAACTTTTTTTCATATGGTACATTCAATTTATTTTCCATCTCCCTTAGCGTCATGCAGCTCCAGAATGTGGATGTGAACGTTTTAGCACTAGCATGCCCCACTGTGCACGAAAACAAATCTTTTCTTGCTATGACAGCTAATGAATTCAGacatttgacagttttaccGGCTGCACTGAATACCAATATGTTTATGTTCAGGGGTGAGAACACGGGCAGCCAAACTCAAGAGATGCTGGAGCAGGTAAAGGATCTGAAGACTCAAATCTCTGAGCTGGAGGCCCAAGAGAAAGAGCTGGACAACCAGAAGGCCTGGCTGGAGGAGAACATCAAACATCTGAACCGTGATCCCAACACCTGCACATATCctacttttacttgttttaagtgtgttaagtttttgttttaagaTTTGGTTACAAGAATGTtgggaaacaagaaaaaacaagtaGGCATGGACAAAATTACATGTGTGTTCAGTAGTGCAGGTCAATGAGAAAGGGGAAGACAAAAGATCTGCCAGTGTGCAGCACGTCACCTGCACTCtccctctcgtctcctctgtgactcgcAGCGATATTTCTGCTcggttgtgatgtgatgtgttcactgaTGCTCGTAAAATGTGCTCGCTCTCACTCTCGTcacagcattcacacacacttacacattgACCTGTCTCTAATATTGATAGGGACAGTCTGGCTGGTCCACACTCAAACCTACACCCTTGTTATCAGGGTACTTGTGttccttaaaaagaaaaagaaaaacattgaattaaataagtaaattaagtggtttttagtttagtttttgtttaaacttTAATTATACATGAAATTATACAGGGtctcattattttaaatgtcttattatttcaaatttcaatttttttgtgtatgcttgtttaaaaaaacttgAACTGCTTTGGAAGATACCCTAAAAGCAACTCACTGTTTTACAAATCAAATTTATAAGTGTACCTAAACTACTTTTCCAGGGGTAAAGCAGTGTATATTGGATCTTAGTaatatttgttgatccaggtgcaaatcttcagaGTTTATTGTAAAGTATATTGCAAGTTATTTTCCCAGACTTTCTCTCTTCGACAGTCAATGCGGTGTAAATGATTCAGAGGTTCGTCTCACAATCACTAATACTCCCTGCTCACTAAGCTCTCAGCCAACtccttggcatttttcaaaatcaggcattgtaCAGAGATGGCTTCAGGAGAGGGGGTTTAGTTACCTTTTTAAAACATCTACAACTGAGGCTTTACATTGTGTATATATGTCATTTGAGTTTTCAGTTCAGGGGGAATTTAAATCTCCCGTTAATCCCTTTCAACATCGGTTACCAAGCAGAGAAAATGCTTGGAGGATTACTGAAGTAATTGCTCTTGTAGGTGTTTTATGAAATCATATCCAGGTTAATCCTAACCTGTACAACACTAGTTCTTCCTGTTTATTCCCTCCGTTAGTGCTTCCTTCCTTAACACTCCTCCACTTACAGATTTGTGACACATGAAGATATCTGCGGGGCCTTCAGTGGAGAAACTCTTCTTGCTGTTTTGGCTCCTGCTGGGACACAACTGGAGGTGCCACTACCAGAAATGGtggttttttaaaaattcttctttttagctttaaaaaaaaaaatcacgttaGTGTTTGTGATATACCTGCTGAGAATTGGAGCGAGACACTTCATATGTAATTTACTTAACCCTCAGGCTTcattgtggacatttttgtccatttgggcaaCTCCTCCCTCTGTTAACTAGCCATCATTTTGACTGTGTTAGTGCatattttatcatctcagagacattataaaatgtaatgATGCTAGAAAAATAGTAAAAGTAGTCATTTTTACTGTTGACCACTAAATCAGCCATTTTCCCCATTATAGGCCTATTTATGCATGAAGTACTCGTCATTTCATTCGTTTCTGtgctttttctgtgttgttgagcttagggtgtgagtgtgtgtgcacttttgtTTCATGTGTCTTTGAAGTAGACAGATTGACCTGAGCTTGACTTTATTGTAGAACTTGTAATGTCTGATTAAGTATATGATCATACATAGCCGTACATGCACTctttcaattaaataaaaccaaggCTCTCATTCTCTTACTGCAAGGAGCTTCTCTGTGGAAAAGGCTCCGAGTGAAATCACGTGGCCTGTAACTCCCAGAGAGATGCAGGACAGTGAAACATCCACATCCTCAGAAGGAGACTCTGATGTGGATTTGTGGTAGAGTCAGATCCTtcagcttcctcttcttcctctcctgacCTTAATTAGTAGTTTATGAaagtttttttgtcaaaaacagGTCCCCGCTGCTTTGGTTGAAACTTATGTTGTAATGGCAGAGAGAAGGAATCATGAACTGAGCTGTAGTTTGGAAAACCTAGACAATGTATTAAAAGACACTAAAATGTTCTTCATAGCTGAGGGAAGCTGCAGTATCATGTGATAAAtctctgtttggtttgtttcttcAAGTAGTTCCGTGATGCACTATAGAAAAAACACAGATCACAGCGATTTTATTGATCAGTATTTTGAATCATTGTTGCTGCACAGGGTCAGAGTGGTCAGAAGAAGTACCAGGTGAACCTACGCAGCCACTCGGCTCCCATCCAGGTCCTGCTCATCAACAGAGATTCAGACTGCACGGTACCCGTGGTCGTCCCGGTGCCGCCCACTGACGACATCTGTCCAGTGCTGACTCCGCCCAACACCCCCGCCAGCCTGCAGAGGTTCCCCGTCTCGCTGTCGCTGAACTCCACCTCCAACACCACCAGCTCCTCCTACTGCAGCCAGGACTCCCTGTGCTCCAACCACCAGATGGTGCTGCCACAACATGATGAAATGCTGACGCCCTCATCCACCCCTGCTGATGAGCAGATGGgtaaggattttttttgtttttttcttttgaggattttaatggtttttctcACTTCCTCTATGAAATTCTTGCACaacattgattcatttttagAGACTGCTTAGGCTGTGCTGAATAGATTTATGTGAAAAGTTTGTCTTCACAAAGTTTTATTAACCAACCACAGCTTCAGCAACCtctcaaatatatatataactataaaaCACTTTTCAGTTGTTGACACAATGTGTCTAACATCCCAGTCTgctctcacattttttttgctgtgtatATTCTGCCCTGATTTAGTGGAAATAACATCCTCTAGCAGTTAAATGATGTTTCTGTGACTCTTTGAGACAGAAGCACTTAATTTCTAGGATTCATTGGTGGTGTTGGACGTCCACAGAGTGTTAAATGAGAGCAGATCTCtgccacacaaaaaaaggactGATGTGCACGCACTCGTACACCTGTCCTAAATTTCTGCCAGCAATGAAGTGATCTGTATAATGAGTAATGCCTTACAGTACCGTGTTACAGCAAAAGGTAATGCATTACAGTAATTGCATTACTTTTGTAACGCGTTACTCCCAACACTGGTaatgagacctgctatgatgtatggttTGGagacagagctgaagatgctgagattttcattgggagtgaccaggatggacaggactAGAAATCAGCATATTGGAGGGACAGGTCAGGTCAAACggtttgaaaataaagaaaggttGAGAGGgtttcatggatgttgtgaattAGAATGAAATTAAGTGAAAGATGGAAGCAGATGATTTGCTGTGGTGCTCCCTAAAGGGTGAAGCCAAACAGGGATGAAGAAGGGTAGTTTATTAAAAACTCCTGCAATGCCACCACAAGTCCCCCAAgactacaaacacaaacaatctgTGTTGGACATTTTTTCAAACAGTGAACATGATAACCTTGTAGGATTATCATTAATAACTTTTCATTGAAACTGAGAGCAGTTtcattatgtatatttatgaaGCAATGCAATTACAAGCAGTTCCTGTCTTTCACAACTCTGTGTTGTATTAAGTAACTCTCCCGTGACCACTGACCGAAAGTCAATGCTGAGTTGCACTGTCAGACAGTACACTGGCATTAGGAAATGACTCATGTGGATTTGGTTTATTattgcttcaaaaaaaaagcatctgacTCAAGATCAGATGTTAAAGCACTCTGACATGCAGGAACAGGACACTTTTCTCATAATGGTATGATCAAACAaaagttattacatttaaaacaccaTGTTAGTGGTAATTACCCTGTATTTTCAATCTCGTAAGTGAAGTTGCATAGGATGTATTAAATGTATACTGCCTTGAAGGAAATGGGCTAAATGTTATTTGCTCAACAAGCATAATCATAAGACAACATAAAAGGTTGAATTGTAACGATCTGCTATATTTGTATCTATCATAAGGTTTTTGTTCAAGATACAAactttgagagtgatttttccCAGACTGCTTTCTCTGTGTAGGAGGAAACCAATGTCTAACCACTGTCTTTACTGGCTCtagctttaaaagaaaaggatgTGTCAGTGCTGCATGGATAGACTGTCGAAACCAAACGCAGTCAGACAAACTCTATTTTCTGTTCAATAAGTATTTGAATTGACTGTAAATCAGACCTACTTTGTGTGTGAATAGTAAATTTGCTTGGCTAATTGATATCTAAGGTGAAGAAATACAATTGTTTTATCTCCCCTTAAAGACAGAGCCAggtaaaaataaaggtttggaGTTTGGACTTGCAGAGGATTATGTGTCTGGATACAGTAACTTCCAGGATTCTTTATGTTGAGCTAATCAATAAAAAGATGGTTGTTGATCATTTCCTCTGACTCTTGCCATGGAAGTAGCGAAGCATGTTTcctaaaatgatttatttgccACATAAGCGTTCTCAATGTGTCTCATTGTCTTCTGGTGAAGAAGAATGAGACACATTGAATATGAATGCACCATATAGTCTGCattcatattgtgtgtgtgtgtgtgtgttccctgcaGAGAGTCATCCAGTGGCATCGCTGGAGCAGCACATGGACCTTGTGGACCCAGAGTTCCAGTCAGTGCTGGACGTGAGCAGCCTGCTGAAGCTCCACACTGCTGGAGACCACATGAAGGACGACAGAGAAGGTAAGGAGATGTAAACAGTGTTTGTCCCCGTAATTGAATCCAGCAGCGAAGCTCGCGCAGGATGAAGGGTGATTTCAGTTCTTTATAGTCCgcaattaataattaatagtGATCTTTTACACGAGTACAAACCgaaacctgtttttatttctcttgtaGGAACTGTCGATCTGATTGATGAGCTCATGTCTGCTGATGGTAAGAGTCTCGAGACCTGGAGAAAAAACTTCATAAAGAGAAACTAtgcctttttgtcattttcGCTGTTACATTGTAATGAAAAAAACGTTGTGAGAGTCAGTATAAGTGGACGGTGTCACTTGTGGAACTAAGTATGTCATAAGGACCTGTACGTCCCTGCAGTAATATGTGAACTAAAATGCTAAACATGTAGTAATTTTCAGTATCTTACTCTCTTTAGATGCTGAGGTTTATTAAGAACTAAACCCAAAACACCCAAACATTTCCTTTCAGTATATAAaaggaatttcaaaataatgagAATGTCCTGAACGAACCAAACAGTTTCATGTATGAGTTGATGAAATCACCTGAAATGTAGGGGTTAAGTCTAACTAACTGTGATAATAATTAGCATTGAGCAGACCCTCTCAGCCACTGCCCTGCCAGCAGGCGACGCTATGCCCTTGAGTTTtatgtgctgatgttttttctctctcgtcGCGTGTGTGAAGTTTCGAGCAGATTGGTCAATGTACGGCGACTATCTGTACCAACATTTCGATGGTTGCTGTGGTCACGCCCTTTTCAATCTGCTAGAACTTCATCCTTGTGTCTCGTACAACTTGGCACATTTTTCTATGTTGCTGCATTTACCGTGCTCAGAGTTTGCAAATcaccaagatggacgccaaattcaaaatagccaacttcctgttgagttgaggccatggtctcaatacacttttttgttcatcttgggATGTAACATGTTTTGTGGAATTTGGTACACTTTCGTTTTGGCTTTGTCCTACCGGTTTTCACCTTTGAGGGGCACTACTGAGCCATTTAGCACCATATTTACATCATTTCCTTATTTTATTGGATTATTCGCCAGTTTCTGATTTGGGTGATCCATAGCGATCCTTTGGGAAGAAATTCCCACACCctaataataattgtgtgtaattgtgATGTCTTACTCTTAAGTggcacaaaaatacacacttgTCCAAtcagaaaagttaaaaaaacaaaacaaaataaactgtgATTGTTATAGTTATCAAAACAATTTAATTTTCAATTTGAAGTTTCAACCTTCTCTCTGTTAAAGTATGACACCATGAGGCTTTAAATTAGGCTGGGTTGGGATCATTTTTTACACCCTTCTCTATTCATTCCTTCTCTATTCAATTCTCTGTAAAAAACTGTAATAgatatcaaaactttgacttaggtgaTAAAAGTAcaaagtcttgtgacccgtttaaagttccaactacgtctctacgttaaagtatgacgacacaaATTGGGCTTGGTTCTGATCACTTTTTTTGACGGTTTCCCATTCACGTGTATAGTGAGAACTGTAGGGAGTTCTCAGTAGAATGCCTTGCTGGAGCAGGCACTCTAAAAAGCACAGCATTCCCTACTAATGACCTGTAGGTGGTGCTTGACCAAAATATCACAGCCCTccataaacctgtgtgtgctCGCCGTTTCACACTCTTCTCTTCGTACAGGCATCGATTACAGCTTCAACCTGGACGACAACGAGGGAGTGTGCGACCTGTTTGACGTGCAGATCCTCAACTACTGATCGCCAACCCTGGAGCTTTTCTGTCCGTATGTAAAGACGCTTCAAACACACTTTTCCCccacattttttgtttgaaatgcaaCCGCTGAGCCCTAAAcattcctgtgtttgtgtgttcacagatGTCCCGTGCACATCAGCCTCACCACTACAAGAGTACAAGACTGTTTCACTCTTTTACTGCACAAAGTGATGGATTAACCTTACGAGGTCTACAAAGCCAGCAGTCATTATCCTCTCCATTAGATCTTAAATGGTTTAGTGGGTGTTTGGTCCAACCATTCCTCAGTAATGAGTGCCTTACTGGAACAAAGTCAGGACACATCCTTCAGTATCCGActgcttctttttgttttttttccacctgagACTTGAAGACAACTGTAAACACATGTTTGTTCGTCAACATAATCACTATTTAAGTTTTCCTTGTGTTcagtgttgggtttttttcgaTACAGGGTTGAAGGTCTAGTTCAGAGTTATGACCATATtgtgtaaaaacagatttcataGTTATGGTCTGTTGTATTTAATGAACAAAATGTTTAGGTTACATTTTGTAGCcttgttttcacatttaaaaaaaaaactgtttattttctaCTGTGAAACTGCCATTtttaggccttttttttttgtttttgtccttttgagGAATTGAGGACAAGGCAAATCTTTGTCTTGTCTGTTGAAGCTGTTTGACTGCTGTATTGTAATTTAGAAAGTGAATTATCCATATTTCTTatctgaaataataaatatcaaGAGCCTTAATTGGcatgttatatatttatatataaatatatatttttgtgttttgttatcacaagccatgtttttttgtttcatgctGGTTTTTcatattgcacatttttcaaTAAATATTGAATTTCTGAATCAACATGTTTGACAGTTAATTATCAGagtttaaaattttaaattgtgACTCATGTCAaaccttttctctttctctctctatttttgGTGCAGGGAAGTGTTTCGCTCCACTGACGGATGCTAATCCTCACATGCCAGGTCATGGTTTGATAAAACTGATCTGTACCAGCTGGGAAGCAGgaactgcatgtaaacacaagtAGGAAAAAGTcaatgtgtgagtggatgttGAAACTGTCTTACAAAAGAAATTGggtttgtttatgtaaatgtttcaaCAGTGAGCCAATATTGGACTTTAAACAGTGCTGAAAGTCTACTCTCAATGGAGTACAAGAGAATCGAAAGGAGTCTGTGCTACTGAAGAATTGACTGATGCATATTCTTCATCAGTGTTTGGCAGCTCGGCAGTCGGCCCAGAAAAACACCTGTGACTTGTACTCATATTCGGAGGCATTTCTGGAAACTTGAAATTCTTGAAATCAAAGTGAAAAGTCAAATCCCACAGGATACTGATTCTGGCAATAACATAGTTGTTTATCGTTTTTGAGGGAACCGTGTCCTCATTGCTGATGAAACAGAGGCAACGGAGTGGAACCAAATAGTCAGTGGATGTGTCACCATAATATTCCCATATTTGTGTATAAGTGTCTTCTGCTCCAAAGTCGAGGTTACAAGCACTGGCATGAAAATTCATCATAAATCCTCATATTCACAAGAGTCACGACACAGAACGCCCATGCAGACGTCGCTCTCATGTCGTCTAATCTGGCTAATATGTTCTGAAAGGTGTGAGGTCTAAAATCCTGTGTCGTTCTTGTCAGTAGCAAGTACAGTCATGTGTAGTATATCCAGTTTATCGCTTGACTTTGATTCAAATAACCACGGACACAAAGTTGATCTTGTTTGTcgtttcatctttttttaatctctaactTGAACTATGTGTCAAGTTTCAACTCGGCTAATTTCTTCCGTCACTTGTGAGTTGTTGTACAAGAGAGATTTTGTCTGTAAGTTTGTCCTGAATTTTGTTGTGATGGGGTAGATCAGCCAAATATGTTCCCATTAAGGTTTAGTAAGAATACACCCACTGAAATCATATTTTCAAGAAAACCTTATTACCAGATTACTGGATTACTGATCCAGATTACAGCCATTTAAATATAACGTGTGAAGGAAGTTTCGGATGCTCAGCAACGTCTTTAACAGATGAATTCTGTTATGCTTATGTTAGTTCTATACTCggtggatcaaaatgtaaacattgcaAGTGCTGGTTTGTAAAATGCAGGGTTGGTTCTGTGATTTAGCTTCAATGTCCAGTGAAACTTTGTCTTTACTGGATTATTTCAGCATGTGTTTATTAACGTCCTCCTGTAAACTTCATTTGTCCAATAATCtaatttaatgacaaaaaaaacatttatttgttactGGAAACTTTTATAAAACTCAAGATTAGAAGACTGAACAGTTAACAcctcctatttttcacaacaaaatcACAGATTACTTGTACGTGCTCATGCTACTTCAGTATATACTTAATAAGTGACACTCAGTGTAACTCATATTGAGAACGTGTCTGTTGCTTGAGATGCACTGTGAGAGTTAAACGACATCTCCAtcccttcctcctctgcaggattctctctcctcctcctcctcctcctctctccaaaCCTCTTGGCCAGTTTGGTCATGTGCTGCCTGAACGACGTCCCCACGAAGGCGTAGAGGATGGGGttgaggcagcagtgagtgagCGCCAGGCTCTCTGTCACCTGAGCCGCCGTGTCCAGCACTTTACTCGTCCCACAGTGGGACACTAAAGCGTAGACGGAGTCCATCATGCGATAGACCTTCACAACGTTGTAAGGCAGCTGTGTGATCACAAACACTCCGACTACTATGAGAAGAACGCGCAGAGCTTTCCACTTCCTGCCTCTGCTTTCAACCGGGAGGCTCTTTAGCACTCGGGCCACGTTCCAGTAACAGATCACCATAACGATGAGAGGAAGCAGGAATCCCAGCAACACCTCCACTGTCTCCAGAGTGGCTTTGACTCCTCGAGCCATAGATGAAGGGTACACAGCCATGCACATGTTCCTGTTAGATCCCCACCTCACTTCTGAGAGGATCAAATCAGGAAGACCGAGCATTAAAGCTGTTGCCCAGACAACCACACACACCTTCCAACAGTGTCTCCTATGAAACATCCTTTGCAA
This genomic interval carries:
- the e2f5 gene encoding transcription factor E2F5 isoform X1; this translates as MEFETTETVRSTPSRHEKSLGLLTMKFVSLLQEAKDGVLDLKVAADSLAVKQKRRIYDITNVLEGVGLIEKKNKNIIQWRGENTGSQTQEMLEQVKDLKTQISELEAQEKELDNQKAWLEENIKHLNRDPNTCTYRFVTHEDICGAFSGETLLAVLAPAGTQLEVPLPEMGQSGQKKYQVNLRSHSAPIQVLLINRDSDCTVPVVVPVPPTDDICPVLTPPNTPASLQRFPVSLSLNSTSNTTSSSYCSQDSLCSNHQMVLPQHDEMLTPSSTPADEQMESHPVASLEQHMDLVDPEFQSVLDVSSLLKLHTAGDHMKDDREGTVDLIDELMSADGIDYSFNLDDNEGVCDLFDVQILNY
- the e2f5 gene encoding transcription factor E2F5 isoform X2, coding for MEFETTETVRSTPSRHEKSLGLLTMKFVSLLQEAKDGVLDLKVAADSLAVKQKRRIYDITNVLEGVGLIEKKNKNIIQWRGENTGSQTQEMLEQVKDLKTQISELEAQEKELDNQKAWLEENIKHLNRDPNTCTYRFVTHEDICGAFSGETLLAVLAPAGTQLEGQSGQKKYQVNLRSHSAPIQVLLINRDSDCTVPVVVPVPPTDDICPVLTPPNTPASLQRFPVSLSLNSTSNTTSSSYCSQDSLCSNHQMVLPQHDEMLTPSSTPADEQMESHPVASLEQHMDLVDPEFQSVLDVSSLLKLHTAGDHMKDDREGTVDLIDELMSADGIDYSFNLDDNEGVCDLFDVQILNY
- the ackr4a gene encoding atypical chemokine receptor 4, producing MEVAGDDDDYYYHENISFNFSYDDYPALCEKADIRSFAAIFLPVVYAVCLVVGVAGNALVVTVYAYHKRLKTMMDAFLTHLAVADLLLLFTLPFWAADAARGWELGELVCKTVSTCYTVNFTCCMLLLACISLDRHLAFARAQERDQGSWLQRMFHRRHCWKVCVVVWATALMLGLPDLILSEVRWGSNRNMCMAVYPSSMARGVKATLETVEVLLGFLLPLIVMVICYWNVARVLKSLPVESRGRKWKALRVLLIVVGVFVITQLPYNVVKVYRMMDSVYALVSHCGTSKVLDTAAQVTESLALTHCCLNPILYAFVGTSFRQHMTKLAKRFGERRRRRRRENPAEEEGMEMSFNSHSASQATDTFSI